The Victivallis lenta DNA segment GATGATCGGGTCGATCGCCAGAAGCTTTTCAGTCAGCATGGATCCTCCTCCGGTAATCGCAGTAGAGTTTCACCGTTTCCGGGCCGCCGGGCGTCAGCCGGGAGCCGGGGGCGTTCAACAGGCCGGGGAACTGGTAGCAGAGCACTTTTTCAAAGTTCCGGCAGTTTTCCAGCTCATGAAAGATTTCATCGGCCGGGCGCGGATAAAGCGCCATGTCATCTTTGAAGAGAAAGATTTCCATATCCAGCCACAGGTGTGCGCCGCCTTCGTCGGCGATCGACTGCATGAGAGCGATCGCCTGTTCCGGCGCGAGGTCCTCCTCCGGCATCCGGTTGAAGCCGAACGGACACAGGATATCGAGCTCGCGCGCCAGCAGCTTCCAGCTGCCGAGCGCGGAGGTGACGCCGAAGCAGTTCGGCGCGAGCATGACCGGCAGCGTGGGATCGAGCTCGTCGCGCAGTTTGCCGAATCCGCGGAAAAAGGCGACGATCTCCTCCGGCGTCTTTGTCCCCCGGTTCAGGTCGCCGAACACCTCCTCGGAGATGTACCAGCCGTAGAAGGAACGGTGATGTCCGTACCGCTTCCACACCTCGCGCGCCGTCCGGCAGTGCCAGTCGAGCGACTCCGGTGTGAAATCAAACCAGGCGTACATTCCGATCCCCGGAAATACCGACATTCCCAGTTCATCGGCGGCGGAGAGGACCGCTTCGACCGGATCGCCGCAGCCGATCTCCATCCGGCCCGGAAACAGCTCCGACGGATAGAACGCCCTTCCGCGGTATCCCGTTTCCGGAATCCGGTGTCTGCCGTAATACTCCTGATTGCGGAACAGTTCCTGCAGGACGATCACGTCCATTCCGATGCCGTGCATCGAGCGGACCAGCTCCCGCCAGTCGGCGGCGGTGAACCGTTTCAGCTCCGCGTTCCAGAGCCGGCCTTCTTCCTCGCTCCAGTGGTACAGCCCGCACCAGGCGCCGTCGATCCGGCCGGTGGAGCGCGATTCGGCATCCACGATTTCGAGCACTTGAACCGCATCGGCGATGACCCCGCCGCGTTCGTCCAGCAGTTCGAACTTCACTTCCGCCCGGCCGGAGAGCCGGTTCAGGTCGAGCTTCCGTACTCCGGAGCTCCACCCCGCCGCATTCGGTTCGCCGGGCTTCCGCCGCATGACCTCCCGTCCGGCCAGCGTCAGCCGAAGTTCCGCCGGAGCTGTGCCGCGGAACGCATAGCGCACGTCCACCGGAACCCGGCGGCTCACCGGCGAAACCGGCAGCAGTTTCAATGAAATTTCCATTGTTTATCCTTTCAATTCCCCTTTCAGCCACTGCAGCAGACGGCCGTAGCTCGGCCATATTTCATGCGCCATCGCCGGTTCGTCGACGATCTCCTTCGGCGCGCTGATGCAGTTGTAGGCGGCATAGACCGATTCGGGCGGGCAGACCTCGTCGCACCATCCGGCGATCATTTTCACCGGGCATCGGATCCGGGCCGCGAAATACGCGGCGTCGAAGAGCTTCATCCGGTCGAAGCCGTGCTGCCGGAACTGCGGCCAGCCGCTTTTTTCTCCGCCGAAATCGCAGAAGGCGGGCACATTCGCCGCCGCCGCCCGGAAGCGCGGCTTCAGCCCGGCCAGCATCAGCGCAAAGCCGCCGCCCTGGCTGGAGCCGAAAACCCCGATCCGGTCCGCATCCGCAAACGGCTGTTCCGCGAGCCAGTCGGCCGCCCGGCTGATTCCGAGCAGCGCGGAACGCAGCAGGCAGTGCTCCGGCGACTCCGCGCCCCGGTAAACATACAGCCCCTGCCGGTTGAACGCCTCGTAGCGCCGTTCGTTTTCCGCGCACTCCTCGGTCGTCTCATACGGGAACACATTGCAGCAGAGCACCGCGAAGCCCTCGTTCGCCGGGTCCGTATCCGGCCCGGTTCCCGGCCCGGCCCCCGGCACCGATACCAGCGTCGGAAACGGGCCCGGCCCGGCCGGCCGCGTCAGAAAGCCGTAAATCCGGCCGCCGCCGACTGTTGCGAAGCTGAGTCGGTACACCTCGCGCCGGCCGTCGCACAACGCTTCGATCCGCTTTTGGCGGATATCCGGCGGCACGGCCGCAACCTCCGCCAGCCCGCCGCGCCAGAAATCGTCGAATTCCCCGGGTTCCGGCAGCGCCGGACGGATGTTTTTCTGATTGAACGCCGCCGCCTTGCCTTGCCGCTCCCCGGCCGGAAGCGCCTGCGGCACCTTGCCGTACCGCATTCAGAAGCCCCACAGGGTTCCGGGCTGCGGAAACTGCGTGTCGCCCTCGAATACATTCTTGTAGGGATTGTCGTCCGCCGAATAGTTGATCGACAGTTTCGTCGGGGATTTCCGCAGCGCGGCGTGTCCGTCCAGGAACAGCGCGTTCGCCCCTTGGCCATGCCGCAGGTCGATGATCGAAAAGCTCCCGGTCGTATTGTACTGCTGGATCAGGTTCGGCGTGAACATCCGCATTCCGCCGCTGCTGTTGCCGCTGGCCGTATCCGCATTGCTCAGCGTGACCGACGGTGATTTCGCCCGGCTCAGCTTCCGCGACACGAAATCCCCGTTTTCATAAGGCGCGCAGGATTCGTTCAGCGCATAATGCGGCCACTCGAAATTCACGTTGCCGGTGAAGGCATCGGTTTCCAGAACATTTTTCCAGTTGATCGTCTCGGTTTTTACGGATGGACAGCCCATTACGCCGCCGGTGATCATCCGGCTGCCGATCAGGTACTCGGTCCACCATGCGCCGTTGCCGTTCACGATCCGCTTCATCGGCGGCAGCAGCCCTCCATTCGCATCCGTATAGAGCAGCATCCCGGAGCCAAGCTGCTTCAGGTTGCTCAGGCAGCTCGAGGAATGCGCACTCTCGCGCGCCCGGTTCAGCACCGGCAGCAGCATTCCCGCCAGTATCGCGATGATCGCTATCACCACGAGCAGCTCGATCAAGGTGAAATGTCGTCTCATGTTCGGCATCCTTTCTTGTTGCTTCAACCTTGAAGCAGATGTTCCTTAAAAAAGCGGAGCCCAGCTTCCGCTTCGGAGTGAACCTTATTGCAGGCACTGCACCGCCAGCTTTTCAATCGTCACGTCGAACTGCCCTGCGGTTTTATGGAACGCGATCACGACCAGAAACCGGTCCAGCTTCGCGAATTCGGGGGAATTCAACACATACTCCCCCGCTTTTTCCGTCGGCACGATCTGCATTTCGGCGAAGTTCGGCTGTCCTTCGTCACGGCGCGCCCCGAATACGATCACGCCGGACTTCGCGTTGCCGGGAGCGCCGGACAGGCGGATCAGCAATCCCGCCGCTCTGCCCGGTGCCGGATTTTTCACCTCGTGCTTCACCGCCGCATAGGTCCGGCCCCCGGTCACGCAGCGCATTGCCGGTCTGCCGTCGACGGTTGCCGGCGCCACCTGTTCCGGCCCCGGATTCCCGGCGTCGAATCCCGGCCACGCCTGCTGCAGCGCCGCGCTGTCGGCGGCCTGCGCAAAGCCGTCCACCGCCAGCAGCTCCGCCGCGGCGACGGCCACGTCGTCGACGGTCGCCGCCAGGGTGCCCCCGGTTTTGTTGAACATCAGCAGGACCGCAAATTTGTCCAGCTTTCCGAGCCCCGCGACCGGAACCGTGACCGTCCGCGCCCCGCCGGAACGCAGCGGAATCACCATGCGGCCGAGGTCGGCGCCGCCTTTTTCCGGGCGCACCGCCACGGTCAGCACCGCGTCCGCCGGATTCGCGGCGTCGCCTTTCACGGCCAGCTTGATCCCGGCGGCCTTCGCGCCGAACGGATTTGCGAGCTCCCGCCAGAGGATGGAGTAGTCGCGTGCCGCCGTCACCTGCATCGCCTTGCCGTTCAAAGCGCCGATTGCAACCGTGTCCGGCGCGGGATTGCCCGCGTCGAACTCCTGCCAGACCCGCCGCAGCGCCGCCGTGTCCGGATAAGCTTCAAAATCCTCCGCCGCCAGCAAAAGAGGCAGAAACAGCACTGGAAACCATTTTCGTTTCATCTCGCAACTCCTTGATTATTTCGCCGCCTGTGTCGTTTTCCTGATTACCAGCGGAGCATTCAGCAACTGGGACTGCACCGGTTTCCCTGCGAAGATA contains these protein-coding regions:
- a CDS encoding DUF4434 domain-containing protein, producing MEISLKLLPVSPVSRRVPVDVRYAFRGTAPAELRLTLAGREVMRRKPGEPNAAGWSSGVRKLDLNRLSGRAEVKFELLDERGGVIADAVQVLEIVDAESRSTGRIDGAWCGLYHWSEEEGRLWNAELKRFTAADWRELVRSMHGIGMDVIVLQELFRNQEYYGRHRIPETGYRGRAFYPSELFPGRMEIGCGDPVEAVLSAADELGMSVFPGIGMYAWFDFTPESLDWHCRTAREVWKRYGHHRSFYGWYISEEVFGDLNRGTKTPEEIVAFFRGFGKLRDELDPTLPVMLAPNCFGVTSALGSWKLLARELDILCPFGFNRMPEEDLAPEQAIALMQSIADEGGAHLWLDMEIFLFKDDMALYPRPADEIFHELENCRNFEKVLCYQFPGLLNAPGSRLTPGGPETVKLYCDYRRRIHAD
- a CDS encoding acetylxylan esterase — translated: MRYGKVPQALPAGERQGKAAAFNQKNIRPALPEPGEFDDFWRGGLAEVAAVPPDIRQKRIEALCDGRREVYRLSFATVGGGRIYGFLTRPAGPGPFPTLVSVPGAGPGTGPDTDPANEGFAVLCCNVFPYETTEECAENERRYEAFNRQGLYVYRGAESPEHCLLRSALLGISRAADWLAEQPFADADRIGVFGSSQGGGFALMLAGLKPRFRAAAANVPAFCDFGGEKSGWPQFRQHGFDRMKLFDAAYFAARIRCPVKMIAGWCDEVCPPESVYAAYNCISAPKEIVDEPAMAHEIWPSYGRLLQWLKGELKG
- a CDS encoding prepilin-type N-terminal cleavage/methylation domain-containing protein, translating into MRRHFTLIELLVVIAIIAILAGMLLPVLNRARESAHSSSCLSNLKQLGSGMLLYTDANGGLLPPMKRIVNGNGAWWTEYLIGSRMITGGVMGCPSVKTETINWKNVLETDAFTGNVNFEWPHYALNESCAPYENGDFVSRKLSRAKSPSVTLSNADTASGNSSGGMRMFTPNLIQQYNTTGSFSIIDLRHGQGANALFLDGHAALRKSPTKLSINYSADDNPYKNVFEGDTQFPQPGTLWGF